The proteins below come from a single Alligator mississippiensis isolate rAllMis1 chromosome 2, rAllMis1, whole genome shotgun sequence genomic window:
- the TMEM138 gene encoding transmembrane protein 138, translated as MMLQTSSYSMVLSLQFLLLFYDLFVNSFSELLRAAPVIQLVLFIIQDIAVLFNVIIIFLMFFNTFVFQAGLVNLLFHKFKGTIILSAVYLALSISFHIWVMNLRWKDSNGFVWTDGLQALFVFQRLAAVLYYYFYKRTAVHLGDPRFYQDSMWLRKEFAQIRT; from the exons ATGATGCTGCAGACCAGCAGCTACAGCATGGTGCTCTCCCTGCAGTTCCTGCTGCTCTTCTACGACCTCTTCGTCAACTCCTTCTCGGAGCTGCTGCGCGCTGCGCCCGTCATCCAGCTCGTGCTCTTCAT caTCCAGGATATTGCCGTCCTCTTCAACGTCATCATCATCTTCCTCATGTTCTTCAACACTTTCGTCTTCCAGGCCGGCCTGGTCAACCTGCTGTTCCATAAGTTCAAAGGGACCATCATCCTGTCGGCAGTGTACCTGGCTCTGAGCATCTCCTTCCACATCTGGGTCATG AACCTGCGCTGGAAGGACTCCAATGGCTTCGTGTGGACAGATGGGCTGCAGGCACTCTTCGTGTTCCAGAGGCTGG CGGCTGTGCTGTATTACTACTTCTACAAGAGGACTGCTGTGCACCTGGGTGACCCCCGCTTCTACCAGGACTCCATGTGGCTGCGCAAAGAGTTTGCTCAGATCCGCACCTGA
- the TMEM216 gene encoding transmembrane protein 216 isoform X1, translating into MAPRSRQLSSTPLEILLFLNGWYYATYFLLEIFIFVYKGLLLPYPSANLALDLVMLFLYLGIEVTRIFFGSKGNLCQRKVPLSISLALTFPAAVMAAYYLLLQTYALRLEAILNAILLLFYAVELLLGILTLASFSSVDSY; encoded by the exons ATGGCGCCCAGAA GTCGCCAGCTCTCCTCCACCCCATTGGAAATCCTGCTGTTCCTCAATGGTTGGTATTACGCGACCTACTTCCTCCTGGAGATCTTCATATTTGTCTATAAGG GGCTGCTGTTACCTTACCCATCTGCCAACCTGGCCCTGGACCTGGTCATGCTCTTCCTCTACCTTGGCATCGAAGTCACACGGATATTTTTTG GCTCCAAGGGGAACCTGTGCCAGCGGAAGGTGCCACTCTCCATCAGCCTGGCCCTGACCTTCCCAGCGGCTGTGATGGCAGCCTACTACCTGCTGCTGCAGACCTATGCCCTGCGCctggaggccatccttaatgccaTCCTGCTGCTCTTCTATGCTGTGGAGCTGCTCCTGGGCATCCTCACCCTGGCCTCCTTCTCCAG CGTGGACTCATACTGA
- the TMEM216 gene encoding transmembrane protein 216 isoform X2 translates to MLFLYLGIEVTRIFFGSKGNLCQRKVPLSISLALTFPAAVMAAYYLLLQTYALRLEAILNAILLLFYAVELLLGILTLASFSSVDSY, encoded by the exons ATGCTCTTCCTCTACCTTGGCATCGAAGTCACACGGATATTTTTTG GCTCCAAGGGGAACCTGTGCCAGCGGAAGGTGCCACTCTCCATCAGCCTGGCCCTGACCTTCCCAGCGGCTGTGATGGCAGCCTACTACCTGCTGCTGCAGACCTATGCCCTGCGCctggaggccatccttaatgccaTCCTGCTGCTCTTCTATGCTGTGGAGCTGCTCCTGGGCATCCTCACCCTGGCCTCCTTCTCCAG CGTGGACTCATACTGA